A single Arachidicoccus sp. BS20 DNA region contains:
- a CDS encoding RES family NAD+ phosphorylase translates to MIVYRLAKSKYKNDLSGEGARFAGGRWNSKNVAMLYTSESRALCTTEIAVHTPVGILPTDYYMITIEIPDNISFKEIKIASLPDNWNEIPYGSATQEVGNKFIQENKYLVLKVPSAVVFGDFNFLINPHHKDFSRIRIKRMEEFSFDKRLFLK, encoded by the coding sequence ATGATAGTCTACAGACTTGCGAAAAGTAAATACAAAAATGACCTTTCGGGCGAAGGTGCGAGGTTTGCGGGCGGACGCTGGAACAGCAAAAATGTTGCAATGCTGTACACAAGCGAATCGCGCGCGTTGTGTACAACGGAAATAGCTGTTCATACGCCTGTCGGAATTTTGCCGACAGATTATTACATGATTACGATTGAAATTCCGGATAATATTTCCTTTAAAGAAATTAAAATTGCTTCGCTGCCGGATAATTGGAATGAAATTCCCTATGGTTCTGCAACACAGGAGGTCGGCAATAAATTTATTCAGGAAAATAAATATCTCGTGCTGAAAGTGCCTTCGGCTGTGGTTTTCGGCGATTTTAATTTTTTGATTAATCCTCATCACAAAGATTTTTCAAGAATAAGAATCAAGCGAATGGAAGAATTTTCTTTTGACAAAAGACTGTTCTTAAAGTAA
- the parS gene encoding type II RES/Xre toxin-antitoxin system antitoxin, with protein MKKYKTSEDTTNNIVNEAAVAYGIAENNNIFSLINTIKHGIKFPAFKTIVERSPFSIGEWSNFLHLSERTMQRYSKENKAFDPIYSEKILEITMLNNYGKEVFGDEENYNTWLQTKNIALGGITPKALMDSTFGIKLIKDELTRIEHGVLA; from the coding sequence ATGAAAAAATATAAAACATCCGAGGATACTACTAATAACATTGTTAATGAAGCGGCAGTTGCATATGGTATTGCAGAGAACAACAATATATTTTCTTTGATAAACACTATTAAACATGGTATCAAGTTTCCCGCTTTCAAAACTATTGTAGAACGCAGTCCTTTCAGTATTGGCGAATGGTCAAATTTTCTGCATCTTTCAGAGCGCACCATGCAGCGCTACAGCAAAGAAAACAAAGCATTTGACCCAATTTATTCCGAAAAAATTCTGGAAATTACTATGCTCAATAATTATGGTAAAGAAGTTTTCGGCGATGAAGAAAACTATAATACTTGGCTTCAAACTAAGAATATTGCTTTAGGGGGAATTACTCCTAAGGCACTCATGGACAGCACATTCGGTATCAAACTTATCAAAGACGAACTCACTCGCATAGAACACGGCGTACTTGCATAA
- a CDS encoding (Fe-S)-binding protein has product MQIPIMAEMLAAGDIPEILFWVGCAGSFDRRAQQITKAFAAILNKTGVKYAVLGTEETCTGDPARRAGNEFLFQMTAYGNIQLLNGYEVKKIVTTCPHCFNIFKNEYPALGGNYEVIHHTTLLQQLIDEGKIVLKDGGEFKGKKITYHDSCYLGRANNIYEAPRKVLEALDVELIEMKRCRSKGLCCGAGGAQMFKEEEKGVKRVNTERAEDALQTKANIVASACPFCNTMLTDGLKNKSAEDDVQVLDIAEIIINSMN; this is encoded by the coding sequence ATGCAAATTCCTATAATGGCTGAAATGCTGGCTGCGGGCGATATTCCCGAAATTTTATTTTGGGTTGGTTGTGCCGGAAGTTTCGACAGGCGAGCACAACAAATTACAAAAGCATTTGCCGCTATCTTAAATAAAACGGGCGTAAAATATGCTGTGCTTGGAACGGAGGAAACCTGCACCGGCGACCCTGCAAGGCGTGCGGGAAATGAATTTCTTTTTCAAATGACGGCTTATGGAAATATTCAATTGCTGAATGGATATGAAGTAAAAAAAATTGTAACTACTTGTCCGCATTGCTTTAATATTTTTAAAAATGAATATCCTGCACTTGGCGGAAATTATGAAGTAATTCATCACACGACTTTGTTGCAGCAATTGATTGACGAAGGAAAAATTGTGTTGAAAGACGGCGGCGAATTTAAAGGTAAAAAAATTACGTATCACGACAGCTGCTATCTTGGTCGCGCGAACAATATTTATGAAGCTCCGCGTAAAGTTCTGGAAGCGTTGGATGTGGAGTTGATTGAAATGAAACGCTGTCGCAGTAAGGGTTTGTGTTGTGGCGCAGGCGGCGCGCAAATGTTTAAAGAAGAGGAAAAAGGAGTGAAGCGCGTGAACACCGAAAGGGCAGAAGATGCGTTGCAAACGAAAGCAAATATTGTAGCTTCGGCTTGCCCGTTTTGCAATACCATGCTCACGGACGGTTTGAAAAATAAAAGCGCAGAAGATGATGTTCAGGTATTGGACATTGCGGAAATTATTATCAATTCAATGAATTAA
- a CDS encoding TMEM175 family protein, with translation MKPERLTAFSDGVIAIIITIMVLEIKVPHEEDGDTFKALLPMLPNFLSYVLSFIYVGIYWNNHHHVFQLVEKINGRALWANLFLLFSLSLIPVTTAWLGEHIKSKDPVALYGIVLLMCAVAYRYLIVILTGCVEDNHELAGGIGKDFKGIISIVIYIVGIVLSFFIPLLAIACYVGVALMWVTPDKRLESKK, from the coding sequence ATGAAACCCGAACGTTTAACAGCATTCAGCGACGGCGTAATTGCGATTATTATTACCATTATGGTTCTGGAAATCAAAGTTCCGCACGAAGAAGACGGAGATACTTTTAAAGCATTGCTACCGATGTTGCCGAATTTTTTGTCGTATGTATTGAGCTTTATTTATGTAGGTATTTATTGGAACAACCATCATCATGTATTTCAGTTAGTAGAAAAAATTAACGGCAGGGCGCTTTGGGCAAATTTATTTTTACTGTTTTCTCTTTCGCTCATTCCCGTAACTACGGCTTGGCTGGGCGAACATATTAAAAGCAAAGACCCCGTTGCGTTGTACGGCATTGTTTTGCTGATGTGTGCGGTTGCATATCGTTATCTGATTGTGATTTTAACTGGTTGTGTAGAAGATAATCACGAGCTTGCAGGCGGCATCGGAAAAGATTTTAAAGGGATTATATCGATTGTAATTTATATTGTCGGAATTGTTTTATCGTTTTTTATTCCTTTATTGGCAATCGCCTGTTATGTAGGCGTTGCGTTGATGTGGGTAACACCTGATAAAAGATTGGAATCGAAGAAATGA
- the ung gene encoding uracil-DNA glycosylase, whose product MNVQIEESWKNELKDEFSKEYFAGIVDFLKAEKALKKTIYPPGALIFNAFAQTPFDKVKVVIIGQDPYHGYGQAMGLSFSVPDGVPQPPSLQNIFKELHSDIGMPVPKTGNLTSWAKQGVLLLNASLTVRANEANSHSKIGWTIFTDAVIKKISDEKRGVVFLLWGRFAQEKATLIDVSKHHILKAAHPSPLSAHNGFFGCKHFSKANEFLIKEGLQPIDWMIV is encoded by the coding sequence ATGAATGTACAAATTGAAGAAAGCTGGAAAAATGAATTGAAAGATGAATTTTCCAAAGAATATTTCGCGGGAATTGTCGATTTCCTCAAAGCCGAAAAAGCGCTTAAGAAAACCATTTATCCGCCGGGAGCTTTAATTTTTAATGCCTTTGCACAAACGCCTTTTGACAAAGTAAAAGTCGTTATCATCGGGCAAGACCCATATCACGGTTACGGACAAGCGATGGGATTATCATTTTCCGTTCCCGACGGCGTGCCGCAACCGCCGTCGTTGCAAAATATTTTTAAAGAACTGCACAGCGATATCGGTATGCCGGTTCCGAAAACAGGCAACCTTACATCTTGGGCAAAACAAGGCGTTTTGCTGTTAAACGCAAGCCTTACCGTTCGCGCAAATGAAGCCAACAGCCATTCAAAAATCGGCTGGACAATTTTTACTGATGCTGTAATTAAAAAAATATCCGACGAAAAACGCGGCGTGGTGTTTTTGTTGTGGGGAAGATTTGCACAGGAAAAAGCGACTTTGATTGACGTATCCAAACATCACATTTTAAAAGCTGCGCATCCGTCGCCGCTAAGCGCACACAACGGATTTTTCGGCTGCAAGCATTTTAGCAAAGCAAATGAATTTTTAATCAAAGAAGGGCTGCAACCGATTGATTGGATGATTGTCTGA
- a CDS encoding lysophospholipid acyltransferase family protein — MKLLKGIFARIWALWALIVFVATMLICFIFMLPCFFLKDPQRAALQKNVSKVWMRIFLTLTLVFIKTKNKKVFQKGKNYILVCNHNSFMDVMITNPFVPNVAKTIAKKSFVKVPILGWIYTWGSVLVDRKNTQSRTQSYGEMKDVLSTGMSMLIFPEGTRNKTSKPLGNFQNGAFRLAIDTQKGIIPIVLFNTKKILQEDKFYMLPGIVEVHYLPPINPANKTADELKQNIYEIMWNYYEANY; from the coding sequence ATGAAACTTCTTAAAGGAATATTCGCACGCATCTGGGCATTATGGGCATTGATTGTATTTGTTGCAACCATGTTGATTTGTTTTATTTTTATGCTGCCTTGCTTTTTTCTGAAAGACCCGCAGCGAGCGGCTTTGCAGAAAAATGTATCGAAAGTCTGGATGCGGATTTTTCTCACACTCACACTTGTTTTTATCAAAACAAAAAACAAGAAAGTTTTTCAGAAAGGCAAAAATTACATTCTCGTTTGCAACCACAATAGTTTTATGGATGTGATGATAACCAATCCTTTTGTGCCAAATGTTGCAAAAACGATTGCTAAAAAAAGTTTTGTAAAAGTTCCCATTCTCGGTTGGATTTATACCTGGGGCTCTGTTTTGGTAGATAGAAAAAATACACAAAGCCGCACACAAAGTTATGGCGAAATGAAAGACGTGTTATCGACCGGAATGAGTATGTTGATTTTCCCTGAAGGTACACGTAACAAGACGTCTAAACCTTTAGGCAATTTTCAGAACGGCGCATTCCGATTGGCGATTGATACGCAAAAAGGCATCATTCCTATTGTTCTTTTCAATACTAAAAAAATTTTGCAAGAAGATAAATTTTATATGCTTCCGGGAATTGTTGAAGTGCATTATTTACCGCCAATCAATCCTGCAAATAAAACTGCCGACGAACTAAAACAAAATATATATGAAATAATGTGGAATTATTACGAAGCAAATTATTGA
- a CDS encoding MFS transporter, producing MQAFRALKSKNFRYFLSGQSVSLIGTWMQKVAVSWIVYRLTSSAFMLGLTMFANLIPSLLLSPYVGGFTDRHNRYKILLATQILLALQAGIFTYVVYIKLDNMAVIIILSLIQGIITAFDTTARQSLIVKMIEHEEDLPNAIALNSAMANLTRILGPAVGGILLSTLGDTMCFSINFISYFFVIFSLLMMKLHLPKVEHKEENVWQTLYEGYVYLKESPDSSSVIMLLAAYSVFVIPFSTLLPVFAKDVFQGDAATFSWFESAAGVGALIGTGYIATLKPNKDMLTIVFAGSTVFAIGVLLLSSSFNLQVALFFTLLTGMGMMSMTAAINTYLQMHVADDMRGRVVSYFIMSYQGLIPVGSLIVGAIAEQCGAKATVVIEGVIGIVSSIVFFYFKRKRRNAAQFLVQ from the coding sequence ATGCAGGCATTTAGGGCTTTGAAGTCTAAAAATTTCAGATATTTTCTAAGTGGTCAATCTGTGTCTTTGATTGGAACATGGATGCAAAAAGTTGCTGTAAGCTGGATTGTTTACCGGCTTACAAGTTCGGCATTTATGCTGGGTTTGACCATGTTTGCCAACCTTATTCCATCATTATTATTGTCTCCCTACGTAGGTGGTTTTACAGACAGGCACAATCGTTATAAGATTTTATTGGCGACACAAATTTTACTGGCTTTACAGGCAGGTATTTTCACTTATGTCGTTTACATAAAGCTGGACAATATGGCGGTAATTATTATACTCAGTTTGATTCAGGGAATAATTACCGCATTTGATACAACCGCGCGGCAATCGTTGATTGTAAAGATGATTGAACACGAAGAGGATTTGCCGAACGCAATTGCGCTTAACTCGGCAATGGCAAATCTTACAAGGATTTTGGGACCTGCCGTCGGTGGAATTTTGTTAAGTACATTGGGCGATACAATGTGTTTTTCTATCAATTTTATCAGCTATTTTTTCGTGATTTTTTCTTTGCTGATGATGAAGCTTCACTTGCCCAAAGTGGAACATAAAGAAGAAAATGTTTGGCAAACTTTGTACGAAGGTTATGTATATTTAAAAGAGTCGCCGGATTCGTCTTCGGTTATTATGCTGCTTGCAGCATATAGTGTGTTTGTGATTCCGTTCAGTACGTTGCTGCCTGTGTTTGCCAAAGATGTTTTTCAAGGCGATGCTGCTACTTTCAGTTGGTTTGAGAGTGCGGCAGGAGTAGGTGCGTTGATTGGTACAGGGTATATTGCAACATTGAAGCCGAATAAAGATATGCTGACAATTGTATTTGCCGGCAGCACCGTTTTTGCAATTGGTGTGCTGTTGTTGTCGTCGAGTTTTAATTTGCAGGTAGCATTGTTTTTTACATTGTTAACGGGCATGGGAATGATGTCGATGACGGCTGCCATAAATACTTATTTGCAAATGCACGTTGCAGACGATATGCGCGGCAGAGTGGTAAGTTATTTTATTATGTCTTATCAAGGATTGATACCTGTCGGCAGCTTGATTGTAGGTGCGATTGCTGAACAATGCGGGGCAAAAGCAACTGTTGTGATAGAAGGCGTGATTGGAATAGTTTCTTCTATTGTCTTTTTCTATTTTAAAAGAAAACGCAGAAATGCGGCGCAGTTTTTGGTTCAATAA
- a CDS encoding MarR family winged helix-turn-helix transcriptional regulator — MAKNSFFDLAVSFNNSMAQLTRRLRKEAGKQPFSLSEQTTMALLEQNTKMLPSELADAHHISAQAMSQIINRLYEEDCIVKNADDKDGRRVYISLNTTGKSKLAEMRAARSAWLSEAIAKKLSKEEIAQLPSFVALLQKLSMAEF, encoded by the coding sequence ATGGCAAAAAACAGCTTCTTCGATTTAGCGGTTTCGTTCAACAATTCGATGGCACAGCTCACACGGCGATTAAGAAAGGAAGCCGGAAAGCAACCTTTCTCCCTGAGCGAGCAAACGACAATGGCTTTATTGGAGCAGAATACTAAAATGTTGCCTTCTGAACTTGCAGACGCGCATCATATTTCGGCACAAGCCATGTCGCAAATCATCAATCGATTGTACGAGGAAGATTGCATTGTTAAAAATGCGGATGACAAAGATGGACGCAGAGTTTATATTTCGCTCAATACAACGGGCAAATCCAAGCTGGCCGAAATGCGTGCCGCGCGTAGCGCATGGCTTTCCGAGGCTATTGCAAAAAAACTCTCAAAAGAAGAAATAGCACAGCTCCCTTCATTCGTTGCATTGTTACAAAAATTATCTATGGCAGAGTTTTAA